Proteins from a genomic interval of Colletes latitarsis isolate SP2378_abdomen chromosome 3, iyColLati1, whole genome shotgun sequence:
- the Nuak1 gene encoding nuak family kinase 1 isoform X2, with protein sequence MVVGEASIHNIMGGMESTGGVRLHNHKRKLKQRFDIIKKLGQGTYGKVQLGINKETGQEVAIKTIKKCKIETEADLIRIRREIQIMSSVQHPNIIHIYEVFENREKMVLVMEYAAGGELYDYLSERKVLTEHEARRIFRQIATAVFYCHKHKICHRDLKLENILLDQAGNAKIADFGLSNVFDEQRLLNTFCGSPLYASPEIVKGTPYHGPEVDCWSLGVLLYTLVYGAMPFDGSNFKRLVKQISQSAYFEPKKPSPASPLIKDMLTVCPGKRADVERICTHWWVNEGYEQNCLDIAEELAAQTPVRLDLLLSLVPPSASAEKLVVGDQQAAGDVANNVSSETLVPTRCHSVGSLMELDQNNSDRRIRELLEEEPRSAAAGDAKRKLETTPSMDETAAAGVKRKERSRRKDRTDEREPRAYRSASRHHSAPIPNSITEEAMEVDPVVTVPTSNTIDTNKVESSAACLELIKECNERSPSKERSKTPVMTRGQDESSVEKIKKEKERVEEDLQDERAKSLTENAATTTTIVEKLANDAPKFEAASKADSRENEPYASEETINLEATQREFKKLKEKALSLDSELSTETRDVPARTYERRRSKIFETAEKFNQMASNVESEKPKKIFIPGVNVGGAKRVFERKASLSSIATPPPTKPSASKIILDVPTDRNEKPCDKPKQIRETRNEEEKKRDEAKKRAVDIITGAIGKPPMQRRVNGSPPISPSSHETKKLPLKIPVGTNDFRTATVSCSTPVETSFSFDSKSVEAHKQSAVSDEDDNYDDDSQPEEPKRSSKMEITLKSATLPRSRKTSKAEICLSSAKSVEPVTFRSEVEAKIDAFQPQKLRTQRSEIAFPVAAAVPQTNRSASLEPDTRWKNAPPKERIIPIQMEGENQESQHSSTPPPPPPAKPPMPQRLVSQRSGSLSRQSTADSDTDSALGSTVGPEPIRKSPREYIIPIAVEGGGYVTPRSGSVEPESKTSTPSTANAPRSRFSRPRRMSSFLSDASEDESPFSTLHRDSEDLLQRHMHRLRSSRPSRQPPEHADSLSSGEDDDDDGFELLTAENLFSTLLSRVRSLTQRLNVDDNRTTGFPSSRLFGRLGSNSSQAFWGLNKPLSSYQTCVETRTVTTRLTESQFRHSLSREGDVFSKKDTVNSSNPGTPNSPGSHGNSSRETVFDIGSNTLPRDKIDEKHVKAEPSYVRKEAQQESVEQNFTPSLARRLSKTFIEQTRQQPLYRRSISRETTGNYLEGSEIGDRSESSVSDQTEYKDRSSDRTIRRTNSLLEPTSRDERRLLDDEDEEDDEEEEESNGHESSSSSAFPRHPKTATKKPRREKFRSYRTDKIQEETILPQDAFPSWKIDTENPVTDNGSTSECTSASVCNSNTNLLDGTSSVSAKSYETSPTESSSNVVDYRTVYGKSDLSRNFENRLLAAENLIKESKLKNLGPSKFDPNLTTSYRDTDKCEKQSLISMSDAAKRRSCIPSLRLRSGSLSREPSSSEDRRKSLANTQDILATRPAASEKSILSKLLKAASGSRESNGSRDKEKPQKSKQHRISRFLRPDFFDTPREESRYAKEKEAQKAAENERRKSRFIRKKTENKASDSDVEHREKESKNEIGPPPVEETRNSFLHSLEKKLEKLRSNEEPPTTTKPATQTNGESLREHSAPPTAESGSVETGTAKKTASADDLTGKKKKKAEQGSRNRVSSVLGLFKTTDAKQPERAQNAILSRLKRSPPKRTKPIDAATVNSSEDAPSTSRIPTKLESKSTKKLGESNAKRSPPKEKPPILKERRASSEKETKIAVDANGGKPPEEPSSEGSVEKRVDEESVDKKAPKAKKSPTKKPTKPKETSENSDAKKKKIVTRTVKKVAKKSSDSSESKTEEKEKPTNPKRTSPERVANNSKAKEKVEEVEQQKAKPAIVGRKTSPRKETTTVETKNGQESQRANRSNLKLDLSKIPQHSFRNSTATKKDSPRSDSLESPKTTDKLMDCLSKVTHRANIAGNKIVIEKPLRAKDVAELKREVTECARMIESRAATPAAPSAPAADIVKNRKESPIDYASEPFSPVDEAESFDSWSISSAELNHARPDLHSPTSPTQSLLARSDNSESVIDRIRRRSFYSRFNDRRRPSLTAPPPGLGLPTGTGALPRKYSFTGHRDRSKYGTGTGYGLALVPKSRRVDRSYSLLADDTVLGRNRYSSLDRSRYNDAIASSPYISDPTEHLAPLSSSYDPLRRYLRSPSFDLSASRTRYHSADFGMDAALDVHPTMATTGLGSSTLPRKYPSNLSESKTADYYEELLAPTGSEYLPIRRPSPVSIDYLSNRCENGYYNGTSELRSSNSASKRNPYKENATNADFVDRDDYRSTEPRRSRSNSDATVESVQPTTCTTDRS encoded by the exons ATGGTTGTCGGCGAGGCGAGCATACACAATATAATGGGAGGCATGGAGAGCACGGGTGGGGTGCGTCTTCACAATCACAAACGGAAATTGAAACAGAG GTTCGACATCATCAAGAAGCTCGGTCAAGGTACTTACGGGAAAGTTCAGTTAGGCATAAACAAGGAAACCGGTCAAGAAGTGGCGATTAAGAcgattaaaaaatgtaaaatagaaACGGAGGCCGATCTGATTAGGATACGAAGGGAAATACAAATAATGTCGAGCGTACAGCATCCGAACATTATCCACATCTACGAAG TGTTCGAAAACCGAGAGAAAATGGTGTTGGTGATGGAGTACGCGGCCGGCGGCGAACTCTACGACTACTTGAGCGAGCGAAAAGTACTGACGGAGCACGAGGCTCGTAGGATATTCCGACAGATAGCCACCGCGGTCTTTTACTGTCACAAGCACAAAATATGCCACAGGGACTTGAAGCTCGAGAACATTCTGCTCGATCAAGCGGGGAACGCGAAAATCGCGGACTTTGGCCTCTCGAACGTGTTCGACGAACAGAGGTTGTTGAACACGTTCTGCGGCAGTCCGTTGTACGCTAGCCCGGAGATCGTCAAGGGTACTCCTTATCACGGTCCCGAGGTCGACTGTTGGAGCTTGGGCGTCCTCCTTTACACGTTGGTTTACGGTGCCATGCCCTTCGATGGGTCTAACTTTAAGCGTCTAGTCAAACAGATCTCACAATCTGCTTACTTTGAGCCGAAAAAGCCATCGC CCGCGTCGCCTCTGATAAAAGATATGCTGACGGTGTGTCCCGGCAAACGAGCCGACGTCGAGAGGATTTGCACCCATTGGTGGGTGAACGAGGGCTACGAACAGAATTGTCTCGATATCGCGGAAGAACTGGCAGCTCAAACACCCGTCAGGCTGGACCTTCTGCTCTCTTTGGTACCTCCGTCCGCCAGCGCGGAGAAGCTAGTCGTGGGCGACCAACAAGCAGCCGGGGACGTCGCGAATAACGTGTCTTCCGAAACACTGGTGCCGACCAGGTGCCATTCCGTCGGTAGCTTGATGGAATTGGATCAGAATAATTCCGACAGGAGGATAAGGGAGTTGCTGGAAGAGGAGCCGAGGTCCGCGGCGGCCGGTGACGCCAAAAGGAAATTGGAGACGACGCCATCGATGGACGAGACGGCCGCAGCTGGCGTGAAACGGAAAGAACGATCGAGAAGGAAAGACAGAACGGACGAGAGAGAACCCAGAGCATACAGATCCGCTTCCAG GCATCACTCGGCGCCGATCCCAAATTCGATCACGGAGGAGGCTATGGAAGTAGATCCTGTCGTAACCGTTCCTACTAGTAACACCATAGACACGAATAAAGTAGAATCGTCGGCAGCTTGCTTGGAGCTCATAAAGGAGTGCAACGAAAGGTCGCCGAGTAAGGAGCGAAGCAAGACGCCGGTAATGACTCGGGGACAGGATGAGTCTTCCGTAGAaaagattaaaaaagaaaaggagCGCGTCGAAGAAGATTTACAAGACGAACGCGCGAAATCGTTGACTGAGAAcgcggcgacgacgacgaccaTCGTCGAGAAGCTGGCGAACGACGCTCCGAAGTTCGAAGCGGCTAGCAAAGCCGATAGTCGCGAGAACGAACCGTATGCCAGCGAGGAGACGATCAATTTGGAAGCGACTCAGCGAGAATTTAAGAAACTGAAGGAGAAGGCGCTTTCCCTCGACTCGGAACTTTCCACCGAAACTCGAGATGTTCCCGCGAGAACGTACGAAAGGAGACGGTCAAAGATATTCGAGACCGCGGAGAAGTTCAATCAAATGGCGTCGAACGTCGAAAGCGAAAAGCCAAAGAAGATCTTTATTCCCGGGGTGAACGTGGGTGGAGCGAAACGAGTGTTCGAGAGGAAAGCAAGTCTCTCTTCCATCGCCACTCCACCGCCTACGAAGCCCAGCGCGTCCAAGATCATCTTGGACGTGCCGACGGACAGGAACGAGAAACCCTGCGACAAACCAAAACAGATCAGAGAGACTCGGAACGAGGAAGAGAAGAAGAGAGACGAGGCGAAGAAACGAGCAGTCGATATAATAACCGGAGCGATCGGAAAGCCTCCTATGCAGAGGAGGGTCAACGGATCGCCGCCAATTTCTCCGTCGAGTCACGAAACAAAGAAGCTTCCGTTAAAGATACCGGTTGGGACGAACGATTTCCGAACAGCTACGGTCTCCTGTTCCACGCCTGTCGAAACGAGCTTCTCGTTCGACAGCAAATCGGTCGAGGCGCACAAACAATCGGCG GTCTCCGACGAGGATGACAACTACGACGACGATTCGCAACCGGAGGAGCCCAAGAGATCCAGCAAAATGGAGATAACCCTAAAGAGCGCGACGCTGCCTAGATCGCGAAAGACGAGCAAGGCGGAGATCTGTTTGTCGAGCGCCAAGTCGGTCGAACCCGTTACGTTCAGGTCCGAGGTGGAGGCGAAGATCGACGCGTTTCAGCCGCAGAAACTGCGAACGCAAAGGTCGGAAATAGCGTTTCCTGTCGCGGCCGCCGTACCACAGACGAATCGTAGCGCGAGCTTGGAGCCGGATACGAGATGGAAGAATGCTCCACCGAAGGAGAGAATAATACCGATTCAG ATGGAAGGAGAGAATCAGGAATCGCAACATTCGTCGACgccaccgccaccgccgccgGCGAAACCACCGATGCCTCAGAGACTGGTTTCCCAACGATCTGGATCGTTGTCTCGTCAATCGACTGCCGACTCGGACACGGACAGCGCTCTGGGCTCGACGGTTGGCCCGGAACCGATCAGAAAGAGTCCCAGAGAATACATAATTCCTATCGCCGTGGAGGGCGGTGGATACGTTACTCCCCGTTCGGGTAGCGTAGAGCCAGAGAGCAAAACTAGCACACCCAGCACCGCGAACGCGCCAAGGTCGAGGTTTAGCAGGCCTCGAAGAATGAGCTCCTTCCTGTCGGACGCCAGCGAAGACGAATCTCCGTTCTCTACGTTGCACAG GGACAGCGAAGATCTTCTGCAAAGACACATGCATCGATTGAGAAGTTCCCGGCCGTCGAGACAGCCGCCGGAACACGCGGACAGCTTGTCTTCCGGcgaggacgacgacgacgacgggttCGAATTGCTCACCGCTGAAAACCTCTTCTCCACGCTGCTCTCCAGAGTGCGAAGCTTAACGCAGAGGCTGAACGTCGACGATAACCGAACCACCGGTTTCCCAAGTTCTCGTTTGTTCGGGAGATTAGGTTCCAATTCGTCTCAAGCCTTCTGGGGCCTTAACAAACCTTTATCGAG CTACCAGACATGTGTCGAAACAAGGACCGTGACTAC GCGATTGACGGAGTCTCAATTCAGGCATTCACTCAGCCGCGAAGGCGACGTGTTCTCTAAAAAAGATACCGTCAACTCCTCGAACCCTGGGACCCCGAACAGCCCGGGATCGCACGGCAACTCGTCAAGAGAAACAGTCTTTGATATCGGCAGCAACACATTACCAAGAG ATAAAATAGACGAGAAACACGTAAAAGCGGAGCCAAGTTATGTTAGGAAAGAAGCGCAGCAGGAATCGGTGGAGCAAAACTTCACGCCCAGCTTGGCCAGACGGCTGAGCAAAACGTTCATCGAGCAAACCAGGCAGCAACCTTTGTATCGTCGTTCGATCAGCAGGGAAACGACGGGCAACTACTTGGAGGGGTCAGAGATCGGCGATCGTTCCGAGTCCAGCGTCTCCGATCAGACCGAGTACAAGGATCGATCATCAGACAGAACCATTCGTAGGACCAACAGCCTTCTGGAGCCCACGAGCAGAGACGAACGTCGTCTCTTGGACGACGAGGACGAAGAAGAcgacgaggaggaggaggagagcaatgggcacgagtcgtcgtcgtcgtctgcGTTCCCCAGACATCCAAAGACCGCCACGAAGAAGCCTCGAAGAGAAAAGTTTCGCTCCTACAGAACGGACAAGATCCAAGAGGAGACAATTTTGCCCCAAGACGCGTTCCCCTCGTGGAAGATCGACACGGAGAACCCGGTCACCGACAACGGGTCCACCTCCGAGTGCACGTCCGCGTCAGTCTGTAATTCCAACACCAATCTGCTAGACGGAACGTCCAGCGTGTCGGCCAAGTCGTACGAGACCTCTCCGACCGAGTCCTCCTCGAACGTGGTCGACTACAGGACGGTCTACGGCAAATCAGACCTCTCCAGGAACTTCGAGAACAGGTTGCTGGCCGCGGAGAATCTGATCAAGGAGTCCAAGCTGAAGAACCTGGGTCCTAGCAAGTTCGATCCAAATTTGACTACCAGCTACAGAGACACGGACAAGTGCGAGAAGCAGTCGTTGATCTCGATGAGCGACGCGGCGAAACGACGAAGTTGCATCCCCAGTCTAAGATTGAGATCAGGTTCGTTGAGCAGAGAGCCAAGCTCGAGCGAGGATAGAAGGAAATCGCTGGCGAACACGCAGGACATTCTCGCCACACGACCAGCCGCCTCGGAGAAGTCGATCCTGAGCAAGCTGCTGAAGGCTGCATCCGGGAGTCGGGAGAGCAACGGCTCGAGGGACAAGGAGAAGCCGCAGAAGTCGAAGCAGCACCGGATATCGCGGTTCCTGCGACCGGACTTCTTCGACACGCCCAGGGAGGAGAGTCGGTACGCCAAGGAGAAGGAGGCGCAGAAAGCGGCGGAGAACGAACGCAGAAAATCGCGATTCATCAGAAAGAAGACCGAGAACAAGGCTTCGGATAGCGACGTCGAGCATCGAGAGAAAGAATCGAAGAACGAGATCGGCCCACCGCCGGTGGAGGAGACGCGAAACAGTTTCTTGCACTCATTGGAAAAGAAGCTGGAGAAGCTGAGATCGAACGAAGAACCTCCTACGACGACCAAACCAGCGACGCAGACCAACGGGGAATCCCTGCGCGAGCATTCTGCGCCTCCCACTGCAGAGTCTGGGTCTGTGGAGACTGGAACCGCTAAAAAAACGGCCAGCGCGGACGATTTGAccgggaagaagaagaagaaggcggAACAGGGCTCCAGGAACAGAGTGTCGTCGGTGCTGGGACTGTTCAAGACCACGGACGCGAAGCAGCCGGAACGAGCGCAGAATGCGATCCTCAGCAGACTGAAGAGAAGCCCTCCCAAGCGCACGAAACCCATCGATGCAGCGACGGTTAACTCCAGCGAAGACGCGCCATCGACCAGCAGGATACCGACCAAACTCGAGTCCAAGTCGACCAAGAAGCTCGGGGAGAGCAACGCGAAGCGATCTCCGCCCAAGGAGAAACCACCGATCCTCAAGGAGAGAAGAGCTTCCAGCGAGAAGGAGACCAAAATAGCGGTAGATGCTAACGGGGGGAAACCACCCGAGGAACCGTCCTCGGAGGGATCCGTCGAGAAACGAGTCGACGAGGAATCCGTGGACAAGAAGGCGCCAAAGGCGAAGAAGAGTCCCACGAAGAAACCCACGAAACCAAAGGAGACCTCGGAGAATAGCGacgcgaagaagaagaagatcgTGACAAGAACTGTGAAGAAGGTCGCGAAGAAGTCGTCCGACAGCTCCGAGAGTAAAACAGAGGAGAAAGAGAAACCGACGAACCCGAAGAGAACGAGTCCCGAACGAGTCGCGAACAACAGCAAAGCGAAAGAGAAGGTAGAAGAAGTCGAGCAGCAAAAGGCCAAGCCCGCGATCGTCGGGCGTAAAACGTCCCCGAGGAAGGAGACGACAACCGTCGAGACGAAGAACGGTCAGGAATCGCAACGGGCGAACAGAAGCAACCTGAAGCTCGATCTGTCCAAGATACCTCAACACTCGTTCAGGAACTCGACCGCGACGAAGAAGGATTCGCCGCGATCCGATTCCCTCGAGTCTCCGAAAACGACGGACAAGTTGATGGACTGTCTGTCGAAGGTGACGCACCGCGCCAACATCGCCGGGAACAAGATCGTCATCGAGAAACCGCTGCGCGCCAAGGACGTCGCGGAACTGAAGCGAGAGGTGACCGAATGCGCTCGAATGATCGAAAGTCGCGCCGCAACGCCTGCAGCACCCTCGGCGCCCGCCGCGGACATCGTAAAAAATCGTAAAGAATCGCCCATCGATTACGCGAGCGAGCCGTTCTCCCCCGTCGACGAGGCCGAGAGCTTCGACTCCTGGTCGATCAGTTCCGCCGAGTTGAACCACGCGAGACCCGACCTGCACTCGCCTACGTCTCCCACGCAGTCTCTGCTGGCCAGGTCCGACAACTCTGAGTCGGTGATAGACCGGATCCGTCGACGGAGCTTTTATTCGAGGTTCAACGACAGACGGAGGCCGTCGTTGACTGCGCCACCACCGGGTTTGGGGCTGCCAACAGGCACCGGGGCGCTGCCGCGCAAGTACAGCTTCACCGGGCACCGAGATCGCAGCAAATATGGAACAGGAACCGGATACGGTCTCGCGTTGGTCCCCAAGAGCAGACGCGTGGACAGAAGTTACAGTTTGTTGGCCGACGACACCGTCCTCGGACGCAACAGGTACTCCTCCCTGGATAGATCGAGGTACAACGACGCGATCGCCTCGTCGCCGTACATCTCCGATCCCACCGAGCACCTAGCCCCCCTTTCCTCCTCCTACGATCCTCTGAGAAGGTACCTCCGATCGCCGAGCTTCGATCTCTCGGCTTCTAGAACCAGATATCACAGCGCCGACTTTGGGATGGACGCCGCGCTCGACGTCCACCCCACCATGGCTACCACCGGTCTAGGTTCCTCCACGTTGCCGAGAAAATACCCGAGCAACTTGTCCGAGTCGAAAACCGCCGACTACTACGAGGAACTGTTGGCCCCCACCGGCTCGGAATACTTACCGATCAGGAGACCCTCCCCCGTTTCTATCGactatctgtccaacaggtgcgAAAACGGTTACTACAACGGAACCTCCGAGCTACGATCGAGCAACTCCGCGAGCAAGCGCAACCCTTACAAGGAAAACGCGACCAACGCGGACTTTGTCGATCGGGACGACTACCGATCCACGGAACCGAGAAG GAGTAGGAGCAACAGCGACGCCACCGTAGAGTCTGTACAGCCCACCACCTGTACCACCGATCGCAGTTAA